Proteins from a genomic interval of Candidatus Nanosynbacter sp. HMT-352:
- a CDS encoding CNNM domain-containing protein, with product MSDILLWLAAAVLLTLSGLFSGLNIGLMMARPDDLKRKARQGDKIAARVYRYRKDGYYLIFCILLGNVGVNTAMSILLGNMTNGVVGGLIATLLITMFGEILPQAIFSQRGYRFVRYFFWLLDVIYVLFWPLAQPMSKLLNRWLGKEAPQLYSHQELEEIIHEHAIRSDSPVDYDESRIAAGALQFSKKTAGDLVTPMSEVFVVDLDDELDATLLAQIKHAGHSRIPVQSDGELVGVLYVKDVVGRDLPLPISQLYRDKIYDIDKRSRLDTVLSRFIQTRNHLFVVMDDETELGIITLEDVIEEILDQEIEDEYDEE from the coding sequence ATGTCTGATATTTTATTGTGGTTGGCGGCGGCTGTTTTATTGACGCTTTCTGGGCTATTTTCCGGTCTGAATATTGGCTTAATGATGGCGCGGCCTGATGATCTGAAGCGAAAAGCCAGGCAAGGCGACAAAATTGCGGCGCGAGTGTATCGATATCGAAAAGACGGCTATTATTTGATTTTCTGTATTTTGCTTGGCAATGTCGGCGTGAATACCGCGATGTCAATTTTGCTGGGAAATATGACTAACGGCGTGGTTGGTGGTTTGATTGCGACGCTTCTCATCACAATGTTTGGCGAGATTTTGCCACAGGCGATTTTCTCGCAGCGTGGATATCGATTTGTGCGATATTTCTTTTGGTTACTTGATGTGATTTACGTGCTATTTTGGCCGCTTGCTCAGCCGATGTCGAAATTGTTGAATCGCTGGCTGGGTAAGGAAGCGCCGCAATTATATTCTCATCAGGAGCTGGAGGAGATTATTCACGAGCACGCTATTAGGTCGGATAGTCCGGTTGATTATGACGAAAGCCGAATCGCGGCGGGTGCGTTGCAGTTTAGTAAAAAGACGGCTGGCGATTTGGTTACGCCAATGAGCGAGGTTTTTGTCGTGGATTTGGATGACGAGCTGGACGCGACTTTACTAGCTCAGATTAAGCACGCTGGACATTCGCGAATTCCGGTTCAATCTGACGGGGAATTAGTCGGAGTTTTATACGTGAAGGATGTCGTTGGGAGGGATTTGCCGTTGCCAATTAGCCAATTGTACCGCGATAAAATTTACGATATTGATAAGAGGTCGCGTCTGGATACGGTCTTAAGCCGATTCATTCAAACGCGGAATCATTTGTTTGTGGTGATGGACGATGAGACGGAGCTGGGAATTATTACGTTGGAAGACGTGATTGAAGAGATTTTGGACCAAGAGATTGAAGATGAGTATGATGAGGAATAG
- a CDS encoding DUF2207 domain-containing protein: MKRFLLGLLTVGLLLAGSGKMAFAARSTDNFTITKFNAEYSLSRDSDNRSKLEATWRITANFPPNQNRGIAPVFVKKYDNHSTNFSLQSVTDENGTSLEYSWNDDELRIGNKNTYVKGEKTYIIKFTQRDVTKNYGDAGRDEFYWDVIGDEWRVPMENVQISVKLDESLVAARQGKAFCYVGSRGSTTQCDLSEDKGRITAKIDKLSRQQGVTVAVGFKSGTFSGYQETLMEKLIGIWNLMQILAYTIATPLAVFLIIRYMRLVGREKELKPIPPEYLPPEDISVLMSTYILKKYDPFKVKGLPKVAQLLDLAVRHYIKIYEVKKSSLFSGAQYEIEIIKDLQELKAEEIEVIQDMFDSSSVPKPGQRLNLKNLQNNIKYMTRTRDDDKNLETLAREKYGLCEQNPEVKRIMRGWFKRVLVLAVLFLSPMFLVMSIMLAFASRGWSLTDKGLSLRRYLKGLKMYIGVAEAERLNILQSPNGAEKVVVDVNDGKQLVKLYERVLPYAVLFGQEKNWSKQMGKYYEQVGEAPDWYVGRGAFNAVAFSSGLNGLSTAAGHASDYSSTSGGSSGGGFAGGGGGGGGGGGW, encoded by the coding sequence ATGAAACGTTTTCTTTTGGGGCTACTAACTGTTGGGCTATTGTTGGCTGGGTCTGGCAAAATGGCGTTTGCGGCACGCTCGACGGATAATTTTACTATCACAAAATTTAATGCGGAATATTCGTTGAGTCGCGACTCTGATAATCGATCAAAATTGGAAGCTACTTGGCGAATTACGGCTAATTTTCCGCCGAACCAAAATCGGGGAATCGCGCCAGTTTTTGTTAAGAAGTACGATAATCACTCGACGAATTTCTCATTGCAATCTGTAACTGATGAAAATGGTACGTCGCTCGAATATTCCTGGAATGATGACGAGTTGAGGATTGGTAATAAAAACACTTACGTGAAAGGCGAGAAAACTTATATCATTAAGTTTACACAGCGTGATGTAACTAAGAATTACGGTGATGCGGGGCGTGATGAATTCTATTGGGATGTGATCGGTGATGAGTGGCGTGTCCCGATGGAAAATGTGCAAATTTCCGTGAAACTTGATGAGTCTTTGGTTGCGGCAAGGCAAGGGAAAGCTTTTTGTTATGTCGGCAGTCGAGGTTCGACGACGCAATGTGATTTGAGCGAAGATAAGGGTCGGATTACTGCAAAAATAGATAAATTGAGTCGTCAACAAGGCGTAACTGTGGCGGTTGGATTTAAGAGCGGAACTTTTTCTGGATATCAAGAAACGCTAATGGAAAAGTTGATTGGAATTTGGAACTTGATGCAGATTTTGGCTTATACAATCGCGACACCTTTGGCGGTTTTTCTAATAATTCGATATATGCGGTTAGTCGGTAGAGAGAAGGAGCTAAAGCCGATTCCACCGGAATATTTGCCGCCAGAGGATATTAGTGTTTTGATGTCGACATATATTTTGAAAAAATACGATCCATTCAAGGTTAAAGGTTTGCCAAAGGTCGCACAATTATTAGATCTGGCGGTTCGGCACTATATTAAAATTTACGAAGTGAAAAAATCTTCGCTGTTTAGCGGTGCGCAATATGAGATTGAAATTATTAAAGATTTGCAGGAACTTAAAGCCGAGGAAATTGAAGTTATTCAAGATATGTTCGATAGTTCATCTGTTCCAAAGCCAGGTCAACGCCTAAATCTGAAAAATCTTCAAAATAATATAAAATACATGACGCGAACGCGTGACGATGATAAAAATCTGGAGACGCTAGCCAGAGAGAAATATGGTTTATGCGAGCAAAATCCAGAAGTGAAGCGAATAATGAGAGGGTGGTTTAAGCGAGTTCTTGTGTTGGCTGTTTTGTTTTTGTCGCCGATGTTCCTTGTTATGTCAATTATGCTTGCTTTCGCGTCCAGAGGTTGGTCATTGACAGATAAAGGTTTGAGCTTGAGGCGATATTTGAAGGGATTGAAAATGTATATCGGCGTGGCTGAGGCTGAGCGCTTGAATATTCTACAAAGTCCTAATGGCGCGGAAAAAGTAGTTGTTGATGTGAACGACGGAAAACAACTTGTTAAATTATACGAAAGAGTTTTACCTTACGCTGTGTTGTTTGGGCAAGAGAAAAATTGGAGTAAGCAAATGGGCAAATATTACGAGCAAGTTGGCGAGGCGCCAGATTGGTATGTTGGGCGAGGCGCGTTCAATGCTGTGGCGTTTTCGTCTGGGCTAAACGGTTTGTCGACGGCGGCTGGTCATGCTAGTGATTATTCTTCAACTTCTGGTGGTTCGTCTGGCGGTGGATTCGCTGGCGGCGGCGGAGGCGGCGGCGGAGGCGGCGGCTGGTAG
- a CDS encoding lysine--tRNA ligase, protein MATLQDYRNERLRKLETLRQLGVEPYPAKSERTHTCAEVLSKYNELAGKEVVVAGRVASIRSFGKLAFIKLRDQSGDVQLYLQRDDVAELDAARGVLGMKQLKLLDTGDFIEAKGVMTTTQTGEKSVGVHELRLLTKSLRPMPEKLENKEERLRRRYVDMNVNPEVRERFIRRSKFWQATRDYLNSHGFIEINVPVLEHTTGGADANPFVTHMDALGDQQFYLRISHELPLKRLIGAGFEKVYDLGPRFRNENYSDEHLPEHIAMEWYAAYWDWKQGMRFMESMYKDVLQKTFGTLQFQLGKFNVDMSGEWEVWDYAEAIRKHYGIDVYNTTIEEVAAKLKEHNLEVEKTDSIPRSIDKLWKNIRKDVAGPVWLVNTPKFISPLSKTNPENPETVERFQPVIAGSELGNGFSELNDPIDQLNRFLEQQQMRDAGDEEAMMLDIDYVEMLEYGMPPACGWGYSERVFWIFEGVAAREGVPFPQLKSEIDETTRAIYPQVNL, encoded by the coding sequence ATGGCTACACTTCAAGATTATCGCAATGAACGACTACGAAAACTGGAAACATTACGTCAATTAGGCGTTGAACCATATCCAGCAAAATCAGAACGGACTCATACTTGTGCTGAGGTTTTGTCTAAGTACAATGAGCTAGCTGGTAAGGAAGTTGTCGTTGCGGGTCGTGTGGCGTCTATTCGCAGTTTTGGCAAATTGGCATTTATTAAATTACGTGATCAGTCTGGTGATGTGCAACTTTACTTGCAGCGTGATGACGTGGCGGAATTAGATGCTGCGCGCGGTGTGCTTGGAATGAAGCAGCTTAAATTGCTAGACACGGGCGATTTTATTGAGGCGAAGGGCGTGATGACCACGACACAAACGGGCGAAAAATCCGTTGGTGTACACGAACTTAGATTGTTGACTAAATCGTTGAGGCCAATGCCGGAAAAATTAGAGAATAAGGAAGAGCGCTTGCGTCGACGTTATGTTGATATGAACGTCAATCCCGAAGTTCGCGAGCGGTTCATTCGTCGAAGTAAGTTTTGGCAAGCAACGCGAGATTATTTGAATAGTCATGGGTTTATCGAGATTAATGTTCCTGTTTTGGAACACACCACTGGCGGTGCGGACGCGAACCCATTTGTGACGCATATGGATGCGCTGGGCGATCAGCAGTTTTATTTGCGAATTAGCCACGAATTACCATTGAAGCGATTGATTGGCGCTGGATTTGAGAAAGTTTATGATCTCGGTCCGCGTTTTCGCAATGAAAATTACTCTGACGAGCATCTGCCAGAGCATATCGCCATGGAGTGGTACGCGGCTTACTGGGACTGGAAACAGGGAATGCGTTTCATGGAGTCGATGTATAAAGATGTGCTTCAGAAGACTTTTGGTACTCTGCAATTCCAATTGGGCAAATTCAACGTTGATATGAGCGGTGAGTGGGAAGTTTGGGATTATGCTGAGGCTATTCGCAAGCATTACGGAATCGACGTTTATAACACGACAATTGAAGAAGTTGCCGCTAAGCTGAAAGAACATAATTTGGAAGTTGAAAAAACTGATTCTATTCCACGCAGTATTGATAAATTATGGAAGAATATTCGTAAAGACGTTGCTGGTCCGGTTTGGTTGGTGAACACGCCGAAGTTTATTAGTCCGTTGTCAAAGACTAATCCGGAAAATCCAGAGACGGTGGAGCGTTTCCAGCCGGTGATCGCTGGTTCGGAATTGGGCAATGGATTCTCTGAGTTGAATGACCCGATTGACCAATTGAATCGTTTCCTTGAGCAACAGCAAATGCGTGACGCTGGCGACGAGGAAGCGATGATGCTTGATATTGATTACGTTGAGATGTTGGAATATGGAATGCCGCCGGCTTGTGGCTGGGGATATTCTGAAAGGGTATTTTGGATTTTCGAGGGCGTTGCAGCGCGTGAAGGTGTGCCGTTCCCGCAGCTTAAGAGTGAAATTGACGAAACAACTCGGGCGATTTATCCGCAAGTCAACTTGTAA
- the greA gene encoding transcription elongation factor GreA: MKKTYQITEAGKADLEKELAELKGRRGEIAEKIAAARDFGDLSENAEYDAAREEQGLVETRILEIEDILQNAEIIKSNGSSSVGLGSTVELQCPERTVSYTVVGPVEADPLAGRISDQSPIGKELIGKKIGDEVTIKTPKAEITYIIKSIS; this comes from the coding sequence ATGAAAAAAACTTATCAAATTACAGAAGCTGGAAAGGCTGATTTAGAAAAAGAATTGGCAGAGTTGAAAGGCCGACGTGGCGAGATTGCTGAAAAAATTGCGGCAGCGCGAGATTTTGGCGACTTGAGCGAAAACGCGGAATATGACGCTGCACGCGAAGAGCAGGGCTTGGTGGAAACGCGAATTTTGGAAATTGAAGATATTCTGCAGAACGCCGAAATTATTAAATCCAACGGCAGCTCAAGTGTTGGCCTGGGCAGTACGGTTGAATTGCAATGTCCAGAAAGAACCGTATCCTACACGGTGGTTGGTCCAGTTGAAGCTGATCCATTGGCTGGACGAATCTCAGATCAGTCGCCAATTGGTAAAGAATTGATTGGTAAGAAAATTGGTGACGAAGTGACGATTAAAACGCCAAAAGCCGAAATTACCTATATTATTAAGTCGATATCTTAA
- a CDS encoding aminoacyl--tRNA ligase-related protein: protein MTQLFTRTLKQAPAGEVARNAQLLIRAGYVHKTMAGVYSFLPLGLRVLENIKQIVREEMDKVNSQELVMSTLQRKELWQETGRWSDELVDVWFKSKLQDGTDIGFGWTHEEPIVDLLRNYLKSYKDLPISVYQFQNKLRNELRAKSGIMRGREFVMKDMYSIHDSKESLDNYYNSVIEAYKRCYDRFGIGDETYVTFASGGAFTKFSHEFQTICDAGEDYIYLHRGKNIAVNEEVLDEAVKELGVDRSELEKVKTAEVGNIFNFGTQKSEEMKLVFTDAEGKERYAYMGSYGIGITRVMGVIVEKFADDKGLVWPENIAPFKVHIVAIGEKGQELAGKFYDELANSGVDVLLDDRDERPGVKFADAELMGLPWRITIGDRTIDGDGLFELTERATGETRKMDYQQLMDFCLSR, encoded by the coding sequence ATGACACAACTTTTTACCAGAACTTTGAAACAGGCGCCAGCTGGCGAGGTTGCGCGAAATGCTCAGCTTTTGATTCGTGCTGGCTACGTACATAAAACGATGGCGGGTGTGTATTCGTTTTTGCCGTTGGGTTTGAGAGTTCTTGAGAATATTAAGCAAATTGTTCGCGAGGAAATGGACAAGGTTAATAGCCAGGAATTGGTGATGAGTACTTTGCAGCGAAAGGAATTGTGGCAAGAAACTGGTCGTTGGAGTGATGAATTGGTCGACGTTTGGTTTAAGTCTAAGTTGCAAGACGGCACAGACATTGGTTTTGGTTGGACGCACGAGGAGCCGATTGTTGATCTTCTTCGCAATTACTTAAAGAGCTACAAAGATTTGCCAATTAGCGTTTATCAATTCCAGAATAAATTGCGAAACGAACTTCGCGCTAAGAGTGGAATTATGCGTGGTCGTGAATTTGTGATGAAGGATATGTATTCGATTCACGACAGCAAGGAGAGTTTGGATAATTATTACAATTCGGTTATTGAGGCGTATAAGCGTTGTTATGATCGATTTGGGATTGGCGATGAAACATATGTGACGTTTGCTTCTGGTGGCGCTTTCACGAAGTTTAGCCATGAGTTTCAGACGATTTGCGACGCTGGTGAGGATTATATTTATCTTCATCGTGGTAAAAATATCGCTGTTAATGAAGAAGTTTTGGATGAGGCGGTCAAGGAGCTCGGCGTCGATCGTAGTGAATTAGAAAAAGTAAAAACTGCCGAAGTTGGCAATATCTTTAATTTCGGCACGCAGAAATCCGAAGAAATGAAGTTAGTGTTTACCGACGCCGAAGGTAAAGAGCGATACGCTTATATGGGAAGTTATGGTATTGGAATTACGCGAGTTATGGGCGTGATTGTTGAGAAGTTCGCTGATGATAAAGGTTTGGTTTGGCCAGAAAATATTGCGCCGTTTAAGGTTCATATTGTGGCAATTGGCGAAAAGGGTCAGGAACTAGCAGGTAAGTTTTATGACGAGCTGGCTAACAGTGGTGTCGATGTGCTACTCGATGATCGTGACGAGCGTCCAGGCGTGAAGTTTGCTGATGCTGAACTAATGGGGTTGCCGTGGCGGATAACGATCGGTGATCGAACGATTGACGGTGATGGCTTGTTTGAATTGACGGAACGAGCAACTGGCGAAACGCGAAAAATGGATTATCAGCAATTGATGGATTTTTGCCTTAGTCGGTAA
- a CDS encoding CPBP family intramembrane glutamic endopeptidase — translation MLESSSKKLKNRKWWLILALPAWVYGVFLAVEVVVSLAVGVLIKIGVPLNSVNPVIFNTVLSVIVYILSLIVVIGVPFFVKKRRTTLGNLGVNDWPTFLEIFISPFAFVAYFLLTMVTMSIARVVFLVDMQQKQAIPFSQSMLATHWQFIMAFVVLVVLAPIVEELLYRGYLYGKLRNSFSIWPSIIVTSIAFGAAHLWVGPDSPLQWAVAVDTFTLSLVMCATREYTGAIWVPIMMHMAKNGIAFYFLFVNTGAINQTESLLPFIFM, via the coding sequence ATGTTGGAAAGCTCTTCTAAGAAATTAAAAAATCGCAAATGGTGGCTGATTTTGGCGCTCCCAGCTTGGGTTTATGGCGTATTTTTGGCGGTGGAAGTTGTTGTTTCATTGGCGGTCGGTGTTTTGATAAAAATCGGCGTACCTCTCAATTCTGTGAATCCAGTTATTTTTAATACAGTGCTTTCGGTTATTGTATATATTTTGTCGCTAATTGTCGTGATTGGCGTACCGTTTTTCGTTAAGAAGCGCCGAACAACTTTGGGTAATTTGGGTGTGAATGATTGGCCGACGTTTTTAGAAATATTCATTTCTCCGTTTGCTTTCGTGGCGTACTTTTTACTAACAATGGTTACGATGAGCATCGCCAGAGTTGTTTTCTTAGTGGATATGCAACAAAAGCAAGCTATACCGTTCAGCCAGAGTATGTTGGCGACTCATTGGCAATTTATCATGGCGTTCGTTGTGTTGGTGGTGCTGGCGCCGATTGTTGAGGAGCTTTTATATCGCGGATATCTTTATGGCAAGTTGCGTAATTCTTTCTCGATTTGGCCATCGATTATCGTAACGAGCATAGCGTTTGGCGCGGCACATCTTTGGGTTGGTCCAGATTCACCATTGCAATGGGCGGTGGCAGTTGATACATTTACTTTAAGCTTGGTTATGTGTGCGACCAGGGAATACACTGGCGCAATTTGGGTGCCGATTATGATGCATATGGCGAAAAACGGAATAGCTTTTTATTTCTTGTTTGTCAATACGGGCGCAATTAATCAGACGGAATCGTTATTGCCATTTATATTTATGTAA
- a CDS encoding M50 family metallopeptidase, with the protein MIVWGVLLGLFVLILLVVLHELGHAIVAKRNGVKVEEFGVGFPPAAKKWKVKRSFLGENVTFSLNWLPLGGFVKLNGEYDSAKGEGTYGGSTFWVKTKILLAGVMMNWITAIVLFTILAIIGMPKILSNQVQLPFDTEVRRSPVAIAKITPNSPADKIGLKVNDELIKINGQSLTEAEKLPVITKQSSGKKIRVEYRRDGKELAVDVQLNDEKSVKGSGYLGVIPGQTEKMYSTWSAPIVGVATTGQLSYETVKGVGVLLVKTVHGSIGQIFGSAESKESARADLASVSGSVAGPIGILGVLFPSVVSSGIEYIIFVAALISLTLAVMNILPIPALDGGRWFTMAIFRLFKKDLTKEREENIQATGMLILLILTILVTISDVGKLF; encoded by the coding sequence ATGATTGTTTGGGGAGTACTTTTAGGGCTATTTGTTCTCATTTTATTGGTAGTTTTGCATGAATTAGGTCACGCTATTGTCGCCAAGAGAAACGGCGTCAAGGTTGAGGAATTCGGAGTCGGATTTCCGCCTGCCGCAAAAAAATGGAAAGTAAAGCGAAGTTTCTTGGGTGAAAACGTAACGTTTAGTTTGAACTGGCTGCCGCTTGGTGGATTTGTCAAACTGAACGGTGAATATGATTCCGCAAAAGGCGAGGGCACATACGGTGGATCGACATTTTGGGTGAAGACGAAGATCTTGCTGGCTGGTGTCATGATGAACTGGATAACTGCGATTGTTTTGTTCACGATTCTTGCGATAATTGGCATGCCGAAAATCCTGTCGAACCAAGTTCAATTGCCATTTGATACAGAGGTTAGGCGTTCGCCGGTGGCGATAGCAAAAATCACACCGAATTCTCCAGCGGATAAAATTGGACTTAAGGTTAATGACGAACTTATTAAGATAAACGGCCAGTCGCTTACGGAGGCAGAAAAATTGCCAGTTATAACTAAGCAAAGTTCTGGCAAGAAAATCAGGGTTGAATATAGGCGTGACGGCAAAGAGTTAGCTGTTGATGTCCAGCTGAATGATGAAAAGTCCGTGAAGGGAAGCGGATATCTGGGCGTTATTCCGGGGCAGACGGAGAAAATGTATAGCACATGGTCGGCGCCTATTGTGGGTGTGGCGACTACTGGGCAATTGTCATATGAAACTGTCAAAGGCGTTGGTGTGTTATTGGTAAAAACCGTGCACGGATCAATCGGACAAATATTCGGTTCCGCAGAATCAAAGGAATCTGCACGAGCTGATTTAGCTTCTGTCAGCGGGAGCGTGGCAGGACCAATTGGCATACTGGGTGTATTATTCCCGTCAGTTGTCAGTTCTGGAATTGAGTATATCATTTTCGTGGCGGCGTTAATCTCGCTGACGCTGGCGGTGATGAACATTTTGCCAATCCCAGCGCTCGACGGTGGCCGCTGGTTCACGATGGCAATTTTCCGCTTATTTAAGAAAGATCTGACGAAAGAGCGCGAGGAAAATATTCAGGCAACCGGTATGTTGATTCTATTAATCTTAACAATTTTGGTGACGATCAGTGATGTTGGAAAGCTCTTCTAA
- the uppS gene encoding polyprenyl diphosphate synthase — translation MNENVSLPRHIGFIVDGNRRWAKQHGLPTYEGHLAGYNALKDVALEVLHRGVKYASAYVFSTENWKRSEEEVRHLMKLLLNILKADLPIFIENEVRLRVIGSREGLSDQLIKAIDEAEKKTADLKNGELVLCLNYGGHLEIADAVKKIVQSGVSAEEITPELIAQNIYAPEVPPCDLIVRTSSEQRLSNFMLWRSAYSELMFIEKNWPDMTVDDVSVILEEYANRNRRFGK, via the coding sequence ATGAATGAAAATGTGAGTTTGCCGCGGCACATCGGGTTTATTGTTGATGGAAATCGGCGATGGGCAAAGCAGCATGGCTTGCCGACATACGAAGGACATCTGGCGGGCTATAACGCGTTAAAAGACGTGGCATTGGAGGTTCTTCATCGAGGTGTGAAATACGCGAGCGCTTATGTTTTTAGCACGGAAAACTGGAAACGGTCAGAGGAAGAAGTCCGACATTTGATGAAATTGCTATTGAACATACTGAAGGCTGACCTGCCGATATTTATCGAAAACGAGGTTCGCTTGAGGGTTATCGGATCTAGGGAAGGTTTGTCGGATCAATTGATCAAAGCGATTGACGAGGCTGAGAAAAAGACTGCCGATCTGAAAAATGGAGAATTGGTTTTATGCTTAAATTATGGTGGACATTTGGAGATTGCTGACGCGGTTAAAAAAATTGTTCAATCTGGAGTTTCTGCTGAGGAAATTACACCTGAGTTGATTGCTCAAAATATATACGCGCCAGAGGTGCCGCCGTGTGATTTGATTGTTAGAACTTCTAGTGAACAGCGGCTCAGCAACTTTATGTTGTGGCGATCAGCGTACAGTGAGTTGATGTTTATTGAGAAGAATTGGCCAGACATGACGGTGGATGACGTGTCGGTGATTTTAGAGGAATATGCTAATCGGAATAGGCGGTTTGGAAAATGA
- the frr gene encoding ribosome recycling factor, translated as MFDTNPYEEKMNAAFSFFQDELKKVRTGRAHAGMLDGVMVEAYGTKMPLNQVANVTAPEAQMLLVTPFDPSNITAISSAIRDNQSLGFNPSDDGRVVRVPVPALTEERRHQLVKQVSEKVEEARIAMRNIRQDALKDAKRMKDNKELSEDDLKRVEKEIDSLMSKMQTQIDEAFKAKEKDVLTV; from the coding sequence ATGTTCGACACAAACCCTTATGAAGAAAAAATGAATGCAGCGTTTAGCTTTTTTCAAGATGAATTGAAGAAGGTGCGAACAGGCAGGGCACACGCTGGAATGCTTGACGGTGTTATGGTTGAAGCTTACGGCACAAAAATGCCGCTTAATCAGGTTGCAAACGTAACCGCTCCAGAGGCACAAATGTTGTTAGTTACGCCATTTGACCCGAGTAACATTACGGCAATTTCCTCTGCAATTCGCGACAATCAAAGCCTAGGTTTTAATCCATCTGACGATGGGCGAGTGGTTCGTGTTCCAGTTCCAGCTTTGACTGAGGAGCGTCGCCACCAATTGGTGAAACAGGTTAGCGAGAAGGTTGAGGAAGCTCGAATTGCGATGCGTAATATTCGCCAAGACGCTCTTAAGGATGCTAAGCGAATGAAGGACAATAAAGAGCTGAGCGAAGACGATTTGAAGCGCGTAGAGAAAGAAATTGACAGCTTAATGAGCAAGATGCAGACGCAAATTGACGAGGCGTTTAAGGCGAAAGAAAAGGACGTCTTAACAGTTTAA
- the recF gene encoding DNA replication/repair protein RecF (All proteins in this family for which functions are known are DNA-binding proteins that assist the filamentation of RecA onto DNA for the initiation of recombination or recombinational repair.), which translates to MISKIKLYNFRSYHLHEATFSNSGTVIVGPNGTGKTNLLEAVYVALRGSSFRGSLGDCMTLNAPQTIIHLEGDFGERRIKLDSISGKINKEFIINDNKSKVLTRKNRLPVVLFEPSELRLISSSPSRRRDFLDGLIARLDPKYDTDLRAFNRTLLQRNELLKSHQEDSSIWRDNLFAWDIKFIQYATNIAQKRAKFLQINEPRIKNLYESLAGKDTQLSIEYGAIVPLENYDQALLNRLGKSREYEMATGFTSAGPHREDFTIFLHNQPAIKVASRGEMRTIMLAFKLLELELQTEVSQSRPLILLDDVFSELDATREKLLQETIQNHQFIVTTTDARHQKDGCSIISTR; encoded by the coding sequence GTGATTTCTAAGATTAAGCTATACAATTTTCGGTCTTATCATCTGCACGAAGCGACTTTTAGCAATTCTGGAACGGTAATCGTTGGACCAAATGGCACCGGCAAGACGAATCTGCTCGAGGCAGTTTATGTGGCGCTACGCGGCAGTAGTTTTCGTGGCAGTCTTGGCGATTGTATGACGCTGAATGCCCCACAGACGATTATTCATCTGGAGGGAGATTTCGGCGAGCGACGTATTAAGCTTGATTCAATTTCCGGAAAAATAAACAAAGAATTTATTATCAATGACAATAAATCAAAGGTCTTAACTAGGAAAAATCGCCTGCCCGTCGTTTTGTTTGAGCCAAGCGAACTAAGATTAATCTCCTCCTCACCATCCCGACGGCGCGACTTTCTGGATGGCTTAATTGCCCGACTTGACCCCAAATACGACACGGATTTAAGAGCTTTCAATCGCACTCTTTTACAACGCAACGAACTCTTAAAATCCCACCAAGAAGACTCATCAATTTGGCGTGACAACCTGTTTGCTTGGGATATAAAATTTATCCAATACGCAACCAACATTGCCCAAAAACGAGCCAAATTTCTCCAGATAAACGAGCCCCGCATAAAAAATTTATACGAATCTTTGGCGGGAAAAGACACGCAATTATCCATCGAATATGGCGCTATTGTACCTCTGGAAAATTATGACCAAGCCCTACTAAATCGCTTAGGAAAATCCCGCGAATATGAAATGGCTACAGGCTTCACTTCTGCCGGTCCGCACCGTGAAGATTTCACAATTTTTCTCCATAATCAGCCCGCCATTAAAGTTGCTTCACGTGGTGAAATGCGAACCATTATGCTGGCGTTCAAATTATTAGAGCTAGAACTTCAAACAGAAGTCAGCCAATCTCGACCGCTAATTCTGCTAGACGACGTTTTTTCTGAATTAGACGCCACTCGCGAAAAACTTCTTCAGGAAACCATCCAAAATCACCAATTCATCGTCACCACGACAGATGCGCGCCACCAAAAAGATGGCTGCTCAATAATTTCCACACGATAA
- a CDS encoding DUF5663 domain-containing protein, giving the protein MNNDQTQLNIRVTIVTKAQLNSIGINLPEDQMQALIQHVEDTINSQIGEEIVESLDDDQLKELVQMQDNDAPAEEIDAWIRARVPEYDEIIEDNVAIVLGELANNSDAIQA; this is encoded by the coding sequence ATGAATAACGACCAAACCCAATTAAACATTCGAGTAACAATAGTCACCAAGGCGCAGCTGAATTCAATCGGTATCAATCTACCGGAAGATCAGATGCAGGCGCTGATTCAGCACGTAGAAGATACGATCAATAGCCAAATTGGCGAAGAAATCGTTGAGTCTCTGGATGATGATCAGCTGAAAGAATTGGTGCAGATGCAGGACAATGACGCGCCAGCTGAAGAAATTGACGCATGGATTCGTGCACGAGTTCCAGAATATGATGAGATCATTGAAGATAACGTGGCGATTGTTCTGGGTGAATTAGCTAATAATTCCGATGCGATTCAAGCATAA